The following are encoded in a window of Rubellicoccus peritrichatus genomic DNA:
- a CDS encoding serine protease: MATHWAKGELAWHAQPRQAFVAGFPLPEAESFILSPSSDYLVVYEKADRYYLKVRIGEADRIIAVIKEHNGNPLGVVTDSSYRPVQAIKIKVPKYYVIFKPGESYEVLEHEKDKITLAMPAFSPVESYAFPKSYFVIKAKAGASKSASSESSGSREKDLAKVIAELGMQNECADIEIAEAAEDYACLIEGDLGSGTGFLMREGNNVYCYTAFHVIDGMRSPDPVIRLLNGTTIKPLTLEVANKRDIARMLVANCPPALAGYRRPKLDEELYVKGNSQGRGRITTLDGKVTGISEDEVETNAGFTSGNSGSALVAKSDGLVIGVASYIEQLGSEFDLASKGTRFAKPRRVAEIVDSDIEWIPADLKQLHNANRKYHEHELFLAECTDVMMRIANSPNQQLSTDGISNSILRGWINNRNQQVKTLTDNLNASNRSEEDVQVFANGYLQEVTQQHAYFRRLCQSREAQVRALRNYPGTEFQKELTLRLLGEYEQLGDINDYILKHTSDIKF; encoded by the coding sequence ATGGCGACACATTGGGCAAAAGGTGAATTGGCCTGGCATGCGCAACCACGCCAGGCGTTTGTTGCTGGTTTCCCGCTTCCCGAAGCTGAATCATTTATTCTTTCACCCAGCAGTGATTATCTCGTCGTTTATGAGAAAGCGGATCGCTACTACCTCAAAGTCAGGATTGGTGAAGCGGATCGTATCATTGCTGTTATCAAAGAGCATAACGGAAACCCTCTTGGGGTTGTGACGGATTCCAGTTATCGTCCGGTTCAGGCTATCAAGATTAAGGTCCCCAAATACTATGTTATATTTAAGCCTGGTGAATCTTACGAAGTGCTGGAGCACGAAAAAGATAAGATCACTTTAGCTATGCCGGCATTCAGCCCTGTTGAATCATATGCATTTCCTAAATCCTATTTTGTTATTAAAGCCAAGGCAGGTGCCAGCAAATCGGCTTCATCTGAATCTAGTGGATCACGGGAGAAAGATCTCGCCAAAGTAATTGCTGAACTAGGCATGCAAAACGAATGCGCGGATATTGAAATCGCGGAGGCTGCTGAAGACTATGCGTGCTTGATTGAAGGTGACCTTGGTTCAGGAACAGGTTTTCTCATGCGGGAGGGCAATAATGTTTATTGTTACACTGCATTTCATGTCATTGACGGCATGCGCTCGCCTGATCCGGTTATCCGACTTCTAAACGGGACGACGATCAAACCACTTACCCTGGAAGTCGCAAATAAGCGTGATATTGCCCGTATGCTGGTCGCTAACTGTCCTCCAGCATTGGCTGGATATCGTCGCCCGAAATTAGATGAAGAACTGTACGTTAAGGGGAATTCTCAAGGCCGAGGTCGCATTACCACGCTGGATGGAAAAGTCACTGGTATCAGTGAAGATGAAGTTGAAACAAACGCAGGCTTCACATCCGGGAACAGCGGTAGTGCTCTGGTAGCGAAAAGTGATGGTTTGGTAATAGGAGTTGCCAGCTACATTGAGCAGTTGGGAAGCGAGTTCGACCTCGCCAGCAAGGGCACTCGCTTTGCCAAGCCAAGGCGAGTTGCGGAAATCGTTGATTCAGATATTGAATGGATTCCAGCGGATTTGAAGCAGCTTCATAATGCAAACCGCAAGTATCACGAGCATGAGTTGTTTTTGGCGGAATGCACCGACGTCATGATGCGTATCGCTAATTCGCCAAATCAACAACTAAGCACCGATGGAATCAGCAACTCCATCCTGCGCGGCTGGATTAACAATCGGAATCAACAGGTGAAGACTTTGACCGATAACTTGAATGCTTCAAACAGATCAGAAGAAGATGTGCAGGTATTCGCGAATGGTTACTTGCAGGAGGTCACTCAGCAACATGCGTATTTCAGAAGAT
- the pyrE gene encoding orotate phosphoribosyltransferase, with product MADNESTQEEILSIFRESGALLEGHFLLRSGLHSGHFFQCARVCERLDMVTRLAELLLERIDSGSFDTVVAPAMGGLVLGQEVARQAGARFLFVEKVDDKLALRRNFVIKPGEKILIVEDVITRGGRVREALDIVKANEGNCTGVAVLVDRSEGKTSFEVPLTSLVEFSFPTYEADKLPPELAGTPAVKPGS from the coding sequence ATGGCTGATAACGAATCCACCCAAGAGGAGATCCTCAGTATTTTTCGTGAATCCGGTGCTTTGCTAGAAGGGCATTTTTTGCTGCGCTCTGGGCTGCATAGTGGACATTTCTTTCAGTGCGCACGTGTTTGCGAGCGACTGGATATGGTTACTCGTCTGGCGGAATTACTCTTGGAACGCATTGATTCTGGTAGCTTTGATACTGTGGTGGCGCCTGCGATGGGCGGTCTTGTGCTCGGCCAGGAAGTCGCTCGTCAGGCGGGTGCACGTTTTCTCTTCGTTGAGAAAGTGGATGACAAGCTGGCCTTAAGAAGGAACTTCGTCATCAAACCGGGAGAGAAAATCCTGATTGTTGAGGATGTCATTACCCGGGGTGGAAGAGTACGTGAAGCGCTGGATATCGTAAAAGCCAACGAAGGAAACTGCACCGGTGTCGCTGTTTTGGTCGATCGCTCCGAAGGCAAAACTTCCTTCGAAGTGCCATTGACGTCACTTGTTGAGTTCAGCTTCCCGACATACGAGGCAGACAAGCTCCCACCAGAACTGGCTGGGACGCCTGCGGTAAAGCCCGGGTCCTGA
- a CDS encoding trypsin-like serine protease — MRILLTLPFALSITLGTVLTHGSSIRDDVPDATYQALANNEGEYAAGFRYPDFAGVAMVENISENTHGSGALIHPRWILTAAHVIKEDPAENPEAGHFVVRFGAGGGNFDRTIQVEKIIMHPAWIKALDGSIVEEQLFRQGVDIALVKLSEAVNDVPLSSININQSETLSGLLYTSGYGVYGTGTQGRLENDEIKRSVQNNADRILSSIEVTIPGYESLRGGQIALDFDNPDRMANTLNGFIEAPGPDGIDVRYLGDGSSLSIPQALEGTPTGGDSGGPWLMRFGREWKVVGVESYGNQEDEVYGDISIATRVANFAGWILPMIWEDKLGQTFDATNGWAWKQNAGLFYVGSPSWLYHETGGWIFPTTGIESGMWFYGNNTGSWHWTQQDFLPWAFQQSTGQWGVFFSFTE; from the coding sequence ATGCGTATTCTCCTCACTCTCCCCTTCGCTCTATCAATCACCTTAGGCACTGTCCTAACCCATGGCTCGTCCATCCGGGATGATGTTCCCGATGCAACCTACCAGGCTTTGGCCAACAACGAAGGCGAATACGCGGCTGGGTTTCGCTACCCTGACTTTGCTGGCGTTGCCATGGTGGAAAATATTTCTGAGAACACGCATGGTTCCGGCGCTTTGATCCATCCAAGATGGATCCTGACTGCGGCGCATGTGATTAAGGAGGATCCGGCAGAAAATCCTGAAGCAGGCCACTTTGTGGTTCGCTTTGGTGCTGGAGGTGGCAATTTTGACCGGACGATTCAGGTTGAGAAAATCATTATGCACCCAGCCTGGATAAAGGCCTTGGATGGGAGCATTGTTGAAGAACAGCTGTTTCGCCAGGGAGTGGACATCGCTTTGGTCAAGCTGTCTGAAGCTGTGAATGATGTGCCGTTAAGCTCGATCAATATCAATCAATCCGAGACATTGAGCGGGCTTCTTTATACCAGTGGCTATGGGGTTTATGGAACCGGCACACAGGGGCGCTTGGAAAATGATGAAATCAAACGTTCGGTTCAAAATAATGCCGATCGCATCCTTTCCAGTATCGAAGTCACGATTCCGGGATACGAGAGTTTGCGTGGAGGCCAAATCGCCCTCGACTTTGATAATCCGGATAGAATGGCGAACACCTTAAATGGGTTTATTGAAGCGCCGGGGCCTGATGGTATTGATGTTCGCTACCTTGGTGACGGTTCCAGTCTTTCTATTCCCCAGGCCCTTGAGGGCACGCCGACAGGAGGCGACAGTGGCGGCCCATGGCTAATGCGTTTTGGACGGGAATGGAAAGTGGTTGGTGTTGAGTCTTATGGGAATCAGGAAGATGAAGTGTATGGGGATATCTCCATTGCCACACGTGTTGCGAACTTCGCTGGATGGATCCTGCCGATGATTTGGGAGGACAAGCTGGGCCAGACTTTCGATGCCACCAACGGCTGGGCCTGGAAGCAGAACGCTGGTTTGTTCTACGTGGGCTCACCCTCATGGCTTTACCACGAGACAGGAGGCTGGATATTTCCCACAACGGGCATCGAAAGCGGTATGTGGTTCTACGGAAACAACACAGGCAGCTGGCACTGGACACAGCAGGACTTCCTGCCATGGGCTTTTCAGCAAAGCACGGGGCAGTGGGGCGTATTCTTTTCATTCACGGAATAA
- the smc gene encoding chromosome segregation protein SMC, with the protein MHLREVVINGFKSFADRTVVRLDPGVTCIVGPNGCGKSNIVDAIRWVLGEQSAKALRGTKMHDVIFQGTDKRKPLQSCEVSLVFTNCEKQLGTQFNEVEIMRKVDREGGGDYFLNGKRCRLKDIQRLFMDTGVGRASYSFMMQGQIDQILSSNPQERRTIFEEAAGITRYKAQRKEALSKLTLVDQNLSRVTDVIEEVGRQIGSLKRQASKALRYKRFKHRLTHLDLAFNGYSYSQRKGVLDYLDREVTRLRKEVETGNTSLKAEESLVGELRSKRGETSARVQEAQQAVFELRSEKENSTKQADFSDVRRKDLIERVDAIRKEVEGLRSQKDELSNKAEDAARSKEEASGLVESSDSAFRERNEAFQSVVARLADTERRLQQERQDSLVKEGGISRLRSQCTSFEVDLKSFQVKRTGFADALHEIKEQHASLEQSFNAIVETREIREKDNADAETAVNDAKEAERELNLKFRELQVQIQDADRELAREAARLSTLEDLQARFEGFSEGAKAILQGKLGDILPAKQAKPFSSLIELKDETWTGAIETLLGAAGEAISLEHVDTLSAVTAALESENLGRACLQFPVGGQNAEGQAPGDGIILAASIVNAKKPEMADSVSHFFKGCYLCNDLEGFLTFWKENPSFSFSLVATMNGELIDGRGLVYAGRTKKGKKESSFIQREAEIKRLKSSIAEKNEILTQLNEQAMGLQSEIEQAGLAVEEKRQRLVEIGQELSSLKSEHRTAEQALRDNLAASERQQRQLDDLEQTRVDLESRLEKAKEALSAAEKAVEDSKATVVATEESIKALREEVDSHRDGLAEVRLDLAEKRQRLELLDRGLNETEIQRRELEERALRRSQEADTLTEQIGGLETEAQQCRERAAEIEITLETTTENLKQTKETLTAIEQQISTKEESLDGVRKIQRDQENELSSKEIKLAEERSQTNFIMEKVRTEYEREVTDIEWQMELWHADEEFETKIRLDDLDEEDDVTPRAKKERGDPTEEDLAEMNQTDWDLIEKEIKNLRDRIGSLGAVNLVAIEEYAELKERFDFLTSQSEDLWKSKEELLQAIDEINTTSKTMFQDTFEQIRKNFIFTFEKLFAGGTADLKLIEAEDVLDSGIEIIARPPGTKLQTLSLLSGGQRTMTAVGLLFAIYMVKPSPFAVLDELDAPLDDANIGRFTDMVTQFVKYSQFLIITHNKRTVAAADTIYGVTMQERGVTKLVSMRFDKDKGDTEELEEDGAGI; encoded by the coding sequence ATGCATCTGCGAGAAGTTGTTATCAACGGTTTTAAAAGCTTTGCTGATCGAACAGTTGTTCGTCTGGACCCAGGTGTAACCTGTATTGTAGGTCCAAACGGCTGCGGCAAAAGTAACATCGTTGACGCGATTCGCTGGGTACTCGGTGAGCAGAGCGCAAAAGCGCTGCGTGGCACGAAGATGCATGACGTCATTTTTCAGGGCACGGACAAGCGCAAGCCGCTCCAATCCTGCGAGGTCTCGCTCGTCTTCACCAACTGCGAAAAGCAACTCGGCACCCAGTTTAACGAAGTCGAGATCATGCGTAAGGTCGACCGTGAGGGCGGTGGAGACTATTTCCTCAATGGCAAACGCTGTCGCCTGAAGGATATTCAACGACTCTTCATGGACACTGGTGTGGGACGCGCCTCCTACTCGTTCATGATGCAGGGGCAGATCGACCAAATCCTCTCCAGCAATCCCCAGGAACGCCGGACGATCTTTGAAGAAGCCGCCGGCATCACCCGCTACAAGGCCCAACGCAAAGAGGCCCTGAGCAAGCTCACACTCGTTGACCAGAACCTTTCCCGCGTTACAGACGTGATCGAGGAAGTGGGCCGTCAAATCGGCTCACTCAAACGACAGGCCAGCAAGGCGCTTCGCTACAAACGCTTTAAACATCGCCTGACCCACCTCGACCTCGCTTTCAACGGCTATAGTTATTCACAACGCAAGGGTGTTCTGGATTACCTCGACCGTGAAGTCACACGTTTGCGCAAGGAGGTGGAAACCGGCAACACCTCACTCAAAGCTGAGGAAAGCCTGGTCGGTGAATTGCGCTCCAAGCGCGGCGAAACCAGTGCCAGGGTCCAGGAAGCACAACAAGCTGTGTTTGAGCTCCGCTCAGAAAAAGAGAATTCAACCAAGCAGGCGGACTTCTCAGATGTTCGCCGAAAAGACCTGATCGAACGGGTTGACGCTATTCGCAAGGAAGTTGAAGGCCTCCGCAGCCAGAAAGACGAACTCTCCAATAAAGCCGAAGACGCCGCACGCAGTAAGGAGGAAGCCTCTGGCCTGGTTGAATCTTCTGACTCAGCTTTCCGCGAGAGAAATGAGGCCTTTCAATCAGTTGTTGCACGCCTGGCAGACACCGAACGGCGCTTGCAGCAGGAACGCCAGGACTCCCTCGTCAAGGAGGGTGGGATTTCACGCCTGCGTTCGCAATGCACCTCCTTTGAGGTCGATCTCAAGTCTTTTCAGGTCAAGCGAACTGGCTTTGCTGACGCCTTGCATGAGATCAAAGAACAGCATGCATCACTTGAGCAGAGCTTTAACGCCATCGTAGAAACTCGGGAGATCCGAGAGAAGGACAATGCTGATGCCGAAACGGCGGTCAACGACGCCAAAGAGGCCGAAAGAGAGCTCAATCTGAAGTTTCGCGAGCTCCAGGTTCAGATTCAGGATGCGGACCGCGAGCTAGCCCGTGAAGCTGCCCGGCTCAGCACACTGGAAGACCTGCAGGCCCGCTTTGAAGGATTCTCTGAAGGAGCCAAAGCCATTCTTCAGGGGAAACTTGGTGACATCCTTCCGGCCAAGCAAGCGAAGCCATTCTCCTCCCTGATTGAACTGAAGGACGAGACTTGGACAGGAGCGATTGAGACCTTGCTGGGTGCAGCTGGCGAAGCAATCTCTCTTGAACATGTTGACACGCTTTCAGCAGTCACTGCAGCCCTAGAGAGTGAGAATCTGGGACGTGCCTGCCTCCAATTTCCAGTTGGCGGACAAAATGCCGAAGGCCAGGCTCCAGGAGATGGCATCATTTTGGCGGCAAGTATCGTGAATGCGAAAAAGCCTGAGATGGCCGACTCCGTTAGTCACTTTTTCAAAGGATGCTATCTTTGCAATGACCTCGAAGGTTTCCTTACCTTCTGGAAAGAAAATCCAAGTTTCAGCTTCAGTCTTGTCGCCACGATGAACGGCGAACTCATCGATGGACGCGGGCTCGTCTATGCCGGGCGGACCAAGAAGGGCAAAAAGGAAAGCAGTTTCATCCAAAGAGAAGCTGAAATCAAACGCCTCAAAAGCAGCATTGCCGAGAAAAACGAGATCCTGACTCAGCTCAATGAGCAGGCGATGGGCCTCCAAAGCGAGATTGAACAAGCTGGTCTGGCCGTCGAAGAGAAACGTCAGCGACTCGTTGAGATCGGACAGGAACTTTCCAGTCTCAAGAGTGAGCACCGCACAGCCGAACAGGCTTTGCGTGATAACCTCGCTGCCAGCGAAAGACAACAGCGCCAACTCGACGATCTTGAACAAACACGAGTAGATTTGGAGTCTCGACTCGAAAAGGCCAAAGAAGCCCTGAGTGCAGCCGAGAAGGCTGTGGAAGACAGCAAGGCGACTGTTGTTGCCACTGAAGAGAGCATTAAAGCATTGCGCGAAGAGGTGGACTCCCATCGGGATGGCCTCGCAGAAGTCAGATTGGATCTGGCTGAGAAACGTCAGCGACTTGAGCTGCTTGATCGTGGCTTGAATGAAACTGAAATTCAGCGACGCGAGCTGGAAGAACGGGCCTTACGCCGCAGCCAGGAAGCCGACACCCTGACAGAACAAATTGGTGGCCTCGAAACGGAAGCCCAGCAATGCCGCGAGCGCGCGGCCGAAATCGAAATCACCCTCGAGACAACGACCGAAAATCTCAAGCAAACCAAAGAAACCCTGACCGCGATCGAACAGCAGATTTCCACCAAAGAGGAATCCCTCGACGGCGTCCGTAAGATTCAGCGGGATCAGGAAAACGAACTTTCATCCAAGGAGATCAAGCTCGCCGAAGAGCGTTCACAGACCAACTTCATCATGGAGAAGGTCAGGACCGAATACGAGCGTGAGGTAACAGACATCGAATGGCAGATGGAGCTCTGGCATGCCGATGAGGAATTTGAAACCAAGATTCGCCTCGACGATCTTGATGAAGAGGATGACGTCACACCACGAGCCAAGAAAGAGCGCGGCGACCCAACAGAAGAAGACCTGGCTGAGATGAATCAGACTGATTGGGATCTGATCGAAAAGGAGATTAAAAATCTGCGGGATCGCATCGGCAGCCTTGGAGCGGTCAATCTGGTTGCGATCGAAGAGTATGCTGAACTGAAGGAACGCTTTGACTTTCTCACCAGCCAAAGCGAAGACCTCTGGAAGTCAAAAGAAGAACTGCTACAGGCCATTGACGAAATCAATACGACCTCGAAAACGATGTTCCAGGACACCTTTGAGCAAATCCGCAAGAACTTCATCTTCACCTTCGAAAAGCTCTTTGCTGGTGGCACCGCTGATCTCAAACTGATCGAAGCCGAAGATGTCCTCGACAGCGGGATCGAAATCATTGCACGACCTCCGGGAACAAAGCTTCAAACTCTCTCCCTTCTCTCCGGTGGTCAGCGCACCATGACAGCGGTTGGTCTACTCTTCGCCATCTATATGGTCAAGCCGAGTCCGTTTGCTGTTCTGGACGAACTGGATGCTCCTTTGGACGACGCCAACATCGGTCGCTTTACCGACATGGTAACTCAATTTGTGAAGTACTCCCAATTCCTGATCATCACCCACAACAAGCGAACCGTTGCTGCCGCCGATACCATTTACGGTGTGACCATGCAGGAACGTGGTGTGACCAAGCTGGTATCAATGCGTTTTGACAAGGATAAGGGTGATACTGAAGAACTGGAAGAAGACGGAGCGGGTATCTAG
- the rpmA gene encoding 50S ribosomal protein L27, translated as MAHKKGQGTSRNGRDSNPKMLGIKRYAGESVLAGTILMRQRGTRMRPGDNVGLGRDYTLYALKDGKVAWDKEHRKVSVVETAVA; from the coding sequence ATGGCACATAAAAAAGGACAGGGAACTTCCCGTAACGGTCGCGACAGTAATCCAAAGATGCTCGGCATCAAGCGTTACGCAGGTGAAAGCGTTCTCGCTGGAACCATTCTGATGCGTCAGCGCGGTACCCGCATGCGTCCAGGCGACAATGTTGGCCTTGGCCGCGATTACACTCTTTACGCACTCAAGGACGGTAAGGTTGCTTGGGACAAGGAGCACCGTAAGGTATCAGTTGTTGAAACTGCCGTTGCGTAA
- the rplU gene encoding 50S ribosomal protein L21, with product MKATIKTQGRQFVVTEGDVLFVNRYPKTAAGDSVTIDTVLTVGEGDAAKFGAPFVDGASVTAKVLENKRGKKVMSIRKRPRQRTQTRRGHRQELSVIKIESING from the coding sequence ATGAAAGCGACAATCAAAACACAGGGCAGACAATTTGTGGTTACAGAGGGCGATGTTCTCTTTGTCAACCGCTACCCAAAAACCGCTGCAGGCGACTCCGTAACTATCGATACCGTATTGACCGTTGGCGAAGGCGATGCTGCTAAGTTTGGTGCCCCTTTTGTTGATGGTGCAAGCGTAACTGCTAAGGTGCTTGAAAACAAGCGTGGCAAAAAGGTGATGTCCATTCGCAAGCGCCCACGTCAGCGCACACAAACACGCCGTGGTCATCGTCAGGAGCTTTCAGTTATTAAAATCGAATCAATCAACGGATAA
- a CDS encoding ParA family protein, with translation MPRKICFINYKGGVGKTSLIVNTAASLVQKGKRVLLVDLDTQSNASIWLMRLDRWNKLNVTGKGSIYSLFFQSDDKLKDIIVKDVVEDKAGASILPGLDIAPTTFNLVDLESEYDEAESKPHYLTFYEQIKEIENDYDYILFDCPPNILKASQLGVFSANEIYVPANPDALSLIGFTLLVEKLLLFHKRSASFRQSGMGAAAAAKGIIFNSIKANVDIEVPKMRMQLRLNQFRNQKRVHPAAKIFESQIRDATVVRRAVTLGLPVGLVGQVAQEEDSVATDYRRLATEIDRHTDMI, from the coding sequence ATGCCTCGAAAAATTTGCTTCATCAATTACAAAGGTGGCGTCGGTAAGACGTCACTAATCGTCAACACCGCCGCTAGTCTGGTCCAAAAAGGCAAGCGTGTCCTTTTGGTAGACCTGGATACCCAGTCCAACGCGAGTATCTGGCTTATGCGTCTGGACAGGTGGAATAAGCTAAATGTCACCGGCAAAGGCTCCATCTACTCGCTCTTCTTTCAAAGTGACGATAAGCTCAAAGATATTATTGTTAAAGATGTAGTTGAAGACAAAGCCGGCGCATCAATCCTGCCTGGTCTCGATATTGCACCGACTACCTTTAATCTGGTCGACCTGGAAAGCGAATATGATGAAGCGGAATCGAAGCCGCACTACCTCACTTTTTACGAACAAATTAAAGAGATTGAGAATGATTACGACTACATCCTCTTTGATTGCCCGCCTAACATCCTGAAAGCCTCCCAACTCGGGGTCTTCAGCGCTAATGAAATTTATGTTCCGGCCAACCCGGATGCACTAAGCCTAATCGGCTTCACTCTGCTCGTGGAAAAGCTGCTGTTATTTCACAAACGTTCGGCCAGCTTCCGTCAGTCCGGCATGGGTGCTGCAGCAGCGGCAAAGGGTATTATTTTCAATTCCATTAAAGCAAATGTGGACATTGAAGTCCCTAAAATGCGCATGCAACTTCGCCTGAATCAATTCAGGAACCAAAAGCGTGTCCACCCTGCTGCTAAGATTTTCGAATCACAGATTCGTGATGCTACTGTTGTTAGAAGAGCTGTTACGTTAGGGCTTCCAGTTGGCCTGGTTGGCCAGGTTGCCCAAGAAGAAGATAGTGTCGCTACAGATTATCGTAGATTAGCAACAGAGATTGACCGCCACACAGATATGATCTAA
- a CDS encoding nitroreductase family protein, which translates to MENPIKRAEPSHSILPQLTERYSPYVYEPKAVEQEKLLRILEAARWAASSFNEQPWRYILAERTDETAFANALECLVDANQDWAKNAGALLLCCTGKNFSYNKKPNRVNEHDLGLAGANLTIQAVHEGLQVHMMGGIVPSKIRQVYKVPEEFEPLTAIAIGYAAKPDSGHVDQSIADRDTTKRERLPLGEFVFGTTWGESAAQVQS; encoded by the coding sequence ATGGAAAATCCCATTAAACGCGCCGAACCTTCCCATTCCATCCTGCCTCAGCTAACCGAACGATACAGCCCCTATGTCTACGAGCCCAAGGCAGTCGAACAAGAGAAGCTACTGCGTATTCTCGAGGCAGCTCGATGGGCAGCATCCAGTTTCAATGAACAACCCTGGCGCTACATATTAGCCGAGCGAACGGATGAGACCGCCTTCGCCAACGCGCTAGAATGCCTCGTAGATGCCAATCAGGATTGGGCTAAGAATGCAGGAGCATTACTGCTCTGCTGCACTGGGAAAAACTTTAGCTACAACAAAAAACCCAATCGCGTCAATGAACACGACCTGGGACTCGCAGGGGCAAATCTTACAATTCAAGCCGTTCATGAAGGACTACAAGTTCATATGATGGGAGGCATCGTCCCCTCCAAAATCCGCCAGGTGTATAAAGTTCCGGAAGAGTTTGAACCGCTTACCGCTATAGCGATTGGCTATGCTGCCAAACCCGACTCCGGGCATGTCGACCAAAGTATCGCTGATCGTGACACGACGAAACGCGAACGCCTACCACTTGGAGAATTTGTTTTCGGAACCACCTGGGGAGAATCTGCTGCCCAGGTTCAAAGCTAG
- a CDS encoding MBL fold metallo-hydrolase: protein MLQIRSFPLPPVQTNAFLLSDASSGKAVLIDAPQGVWETISPILQEESLILEACVLTHAHFDHVLGASTLNDNMIPLSLHQADKLMFDALSQQMTFFGMDSPFVQPTIDTWLEDGSSLELLGRPAEIRRVPGHAEGNIVIYLPDEQCAFVGDAIFAGSVGRTDLPGGSFEVLEKSIKEQIYTLPDETTLYPGHGPETTVAREKASNPYVQG from the coding sequence ATGCTTCAAATTCGCAGTTTTCCACTTCCTCCTGTTCAGACAAATGCATTTTTGCTTTCCGACGCCTCTAGCGGCAAAGCAGTTTTAATTGATGCTCCACAGGGAGTTTGGGAGACGATATCTCCCATCCTGCAGGAAGAGAGTTTGATACTTGAAGCCTGTGTGCTAACGCATGCCCATTTCGATCATGTTCTTGGTGCGTCTACACTGAATGATAACATGATTCCGCTTAGCCTGCATCAAGCGGACAAGCTGATGTTTGATGCCTTGTCGCAGCAGATGACATTTTTTGGAATGGATTCACCGTTTGTTCAACCAACGATAGATACTTGGCTGGAAGATGGTTCGTCTCTCGAGCTGCTCGGCCGACCAGCAGAGATTCGTCGTGTGCCTGGTCATGCCGAAGGTAACATCGTGATCTATCTGCCAGATGAGCAATGTGCTTTTGTCGGAGATGCTATTTTTGCTGGTAGCGTAGGGCGAACCGATCTTCCGGGGGGGAGTTTTGAAGTGCTCGAGAAATCAATTAAAGAGCAAATCTATACCCTGCCTGACGAAACAACGCTCTATCCCGGGCATGGCCCGGAAACGACAGTTGCCCGTGAAAAGGCAAGTAACCCGTATGTCCAGGGTTGA